A window of the Gemmatimonadota bacterium genome harbors these coding sequences:
- a CDS encoding PAS domain S-box protein, which translates to MPVPMESTERALDPSPLSDAASRAMIQAMSHGAMMHDADGRVVASNNSAARILGLSAAELVGTTPHSPCWSAVSEDGAPLPPEDHPVLVTLRTGVAFNQVVIGFPRPGGRRVWISLNTRPIPADDGEGVGAVVCTFSDFTTRREEVAELERQALVARRTNDAVIITDGVGRIEWVNAAFLAMTGFGMDAAVGRTPGELLQGPETDPETIVEMREALRSGNGWHGEVLNYRADGSAFWIEQTIAPAHDGGGQITHFVSIARNISGRREEARRMFQLSAAVGASVDGVALIDSFQDFRFVNDAFGRMMGHERGEALVGKSWRTMYDREAIRHFDAEVIPYLYMHDRWRGEILAKRRDGSTFPQELSVTLLSGGGMVLVTRDISDRKEAEAEQARLTAILEATPDLIAIASIDGDVPYLNAAGRRMIGVGADVHLTFADMFPEWALQEVQSVGVPFAVEYGAWNGETALRTADGREIPVSQVIIAHKGTQGEVEHLSTIMRDITERKEAEDALRKMSLCDQLTGLYNRRGFFMLAQQHLNVARTNPGHAILLYFDLNDFKPINDTYGHAAGDEALKEVAAILHETFRDSDLCGRLGGDEFVALAVNCLDPTGQVLVNRLDERIAAHNAREGRPFKISIGRGVARFDPHNPKSLQQLLDEADARLYEDKRARKAAR; encoded by the coding sequence ATGCCTGTCCCGATGGAATCGACCGAGCGGGCGCTCGACCCCTCGCCGCTGAGCGACGCCGCCAGCCGGGCGATGATCCAGGCGATGAGTCACGGCGCGATGATGCACGATGCCGACGGGCGTGTCGTGGCGTCCAACAACAGCGCCGCGCGGATCCTCGGCCTCTCCGCCGCCGAGCTGGTCGGCACGACGCCGCACTCCCCCTGCTGGAGCGCGGTCAGCGAGGACGGCGCGCCGCTTCCGCCTGAGGATCACCCGGTGCTCGTGACGTTGCGGACCGGCGTGGCGTTCAACCAGGTCGTCATCGGCTTCCCGCGCCCCGGGGGGCGGCGGGTCTGGATCTCGCTCAACACGCGCCCCATTCCGGCCGACGACGGCGAGGGGGTCGGCGCGGTCGTCTGCACCTTCAGCGACTTCACCACGAGACGCGAGGAGGTCGCGGAACTCGAGCGGCAGGCGCTGGTCGCGCGACGCACCAACGACGCGGTGATCATCACCGACGGCGTGGGGCGCATCGAGTGGGTCAACGCCGCCTTCCTCGCCATGACCGGCTTCGGGATGGACGCCGCCGTCGGGCGCACCCCCGGCGAGCTGCTGCAGGGGCCCGAGACCGATCCCGAGACGATCGTCGAGATGCGCGAGGCGCTGCGTTCGGGGAACGGCTGGCACGGCGAGGTGCTCAACTACCGCGCCGACGGCAGCGCCTTCTGGATCGAGCAGACCATCGCGCCGGCGCACGACGGTGGCGGGCAGATCACGCACTTCGTCAGCATTGCCCGCAACATCTCCGGGCGCCGCGAAGAGGCGCGCCGGATGTTCCAGCTCTCGGCGGCGGTCGGCGCGTCGGTGGACGGGGTGGCGCTGATCGATTCGTTCCAGGACTTCCGCTTTGTGAACGATGCCTTCGGGCGCATGATGGGGCACGAGCGCGGCGAAGCGCTCGTGGGCAAGTCGTGGCGCACGATGTACGACCGCGAGGCCATCCGGCACTTCGACGCCGAGGTGATCCCGTACCTCTACATGCACGATCGGTGGCGCGGCGAGATCCTGGCCAAGCGGCGTGACGGCTCCACCTTCCCGCAGGAGCTGTCGGTGACGCTGCTCTCCGGCGGCGGGATGGTGCTCGTCACGCGCGACATCTCCGACCGCAAGGAGGCCGAGGCCGAGCAGGCGCGGCTGACGGCGATCCTGGAGGCGACGCCCGACCTCATCGCCATCGCCTCCATCGACGGCGACGTCCCCTACCTCAACGCAGCAGGGCGGCGCATGATCGGGGTCGGGGCCGACGTGCACCTCACCTTTGCCGACATGTTCCCGGAGTGGGCGCTGCAGGAGGTGCAATCGGTCGGCGTTCCGTTCGCCGTGGAATACGGGGCATGGAACGGCGAGACCGCGCTCCGCACCGCGGACGGGCGGGAGATCCCGGTGTCGCAGGTGATCATCGCGCACAAGGGGACGCAGGGCGAGGTGGAGCACCTCTCCACCATCATGCGCGACATCACCGAGCGAAAGGAGGCCGAGGATGCGCTGCGCAAGATGTCGTTATGCGACCAGCTCACGGGGCTCTACAACCGGCGCGGCTTCTTCATGCTGGCGCAGCAGCACCTCAACGTCGCCCGCACCAATCCCGGGCACGCCATCCTGCTGTACTTCGACCTCAACGACTTCAAGCCGATCAACGACACCTACGGGCATGCCGCGGGTGACGAGGCGCTGAAGGAAGTCGCGGCGATCCTGCACGAGACCTTCCGCGACTCCGACCTGTGCGGACGGCTGGGGGGAGACGAGTTCGTGGCGCTGGCGGTGAACTGCCTCGATCCCACCGGGCAGGTGCTCGTCAACCGACTGGACGAGCGCATCGCGGCGCACAACGCGCGCGAGGGGCGCCCGTTCAAAATCTCCATCGGGCGGGGGGTGGCGCGCTTCGACCCGCACAACCCCAAGAGCCTGCAGCAGCTGCTCGACGAAGCCGACGCTCGACTCTACGAGGACAAGCGGGCGCGGAAGGCGGCGCGTTAG
- a CDS encoding DUF2083 domain-containing protein: protein MSDRLRLGRRIRAARLEQNLSQAALAERLGISASYLNLLEHDRRSLTTVLLLKLAQVLGLELRDLAAGSDAPLASDLGEVFSDPLFEDHPVTPREIRELSETAPELARAVVRLHHAYTTSRTSLDSMAQRMADTQDGGGEDMSQELASIGRVRLSSEQVSDLLERNKNYFPELEGEAARLWREATIDRENLFGSLSRHLQARHGVRVTIRTVAEMKGAVRRYDAPRRELSLSEVLRRGSRNFQLAHQIGLLECGETLDRIAADQYLTTDESRSLARVALASYFASAVLMPYDDFFEAAEQLRYDIELLGHRFRASFEQVCHRLTNLHKPGSEGVAFHMVRVDIAGNISKKFAPAGMRFPRFSGLCPLWSVHAAFLQPGMFRTQLSRLPDGTAFFSVARTVRRHSGDFRTPAVMYAVALGCDLASARRVVYADGIDLTNIDAAVPVGITCRTCERISCEARAFPSLQRALSIDENVRGVNFFAPVGRVGEGR from the coding sequence ATGTCAGATCGATTGCGACTGGGGCGCCGGATCCGGGCGGCCCGACTGGAGCAGAACCTGAGTCAGGCGGCGCTCGCCGAGCGATTGGGGATCTCGGCGTCGTACCTCAACCTGCTCGAGCACGACCGCCGGTCGCTTACCACGGTCCTCCTCCTCAAGCTCGCGCAGGTGCTCGGGCTCGAGCTCCGCGACCTCGCCGCCGGCTCCGACGCCCCCCTCGCCTCCGATCTGGGCGAAGTCTTCTCCGACCCGCTCTTCGAGGATCACCCGGTCACCCCGCGCGAGATCCGCGAGCTGTCCGAGACGGCCCCCGAACTCGCGCGCGCTGTCGTGCGGCTGCACCACGCGTACACCACGAGCCGCACCTCGCTCGACTCGATGGCGCAGCGCATGGCCGACACGCAGGATGGCGGCGGCGAGGACATGTCGCAGGAACTCGCCTCCATCGGCCGCGTGCGCCTGTCGAGCGAACAGGTCTCGGACCTGCTCGAGCGCAACAAGAACTACTTCCCCGAGCTGGAAGGCGAAGCCGCGCGGCTCTGGCGCGAGGCGACGATCGATCGCGAGAACCTGTTCGGTTCCCTCTCCCGTCACCTGCAAGCCCGGCACGGCGTGCGCGTCACGATCCGCACGGTGGCCGAGATGAAGGGGGCGGTGCGGCGGTACGATGCCCCGCGCCGCGAACTGTCGCTCTCCGAGGTGCTGCGCCGCGGCTCGCGCAACTTCCAGCTCGCACACCAGATCGGCCTGCTCGAGTGCGGCGAGACCCTCGACCGCATTGCCGCCGACCAGTACCTCACCACCGACGAGAGCCGCTCCCTGGCGCGCGTCGCCCTGGCCTCGTACTTCGCCTCGGCGGTGCTGATGCCGTACGATGACTTCTTCGAGGCGGCCGAGCAGCTGCGTTACGACATCGAGCTGCTGGGGCATCGCTTCCGCGCGTCGTTCGAGCAGGTGTGCCATCGCCTCACCAACCTGCACAAGCCGGGGAGCGAGGGGGTCGCGTTCCACATGGTGCGCGTGGACATCGCCGGCAACATCTCCAAGAAGTTTGCACCTGCCGGCATGCGCTTCCCGCGTTTCTCGGGGCTCTGCCCGCTCTGGAGCGTGCACGCGGCCTTCCTCCAGCCGGGGATGTTCCGCACGCAACTGTCGCGGCTCCCCGACGGCACGGCGTTCTTCTCGGTGGCGCGCACGGTGCGCCGTCACTCGGGTGACTTCCGCACGCCGGCGGTGATGTACGCCGTCGCCCTGGGCTGCGACCTGGCCTCAGCGCGTCGCGTGGTCTATGCCGACGGCATCGACCTCACCAACATCGACGCCGCCGTCCCGGTGGGGATCACCTGCCGCACCTGCGAACGCATCAGCTGCGAGGCGCGGGCCTTTCCGTCGCTGCAGCGGGCGCTGTCGATCGATGAAAACGTGCGCGGGGTGAACTTCTTCGCGCCGGTGGGGCGGGTGGGGGAGGGGCGGTAG
- a CDS encoding amidohydrolase has protein sequence MRLTLIPLLFAPALLSAQAPTKLDAEVDRRAHALEAKVVAWRRDIHQNPELGNREFRTAKLVAEHLKALGIEVRTGVAKTGVVGILRGGRPGPVVALRADMDALPVAEEVDLPFKSTVRSTYNGQDVGVMHACGHDNHVAILMGVAELLSGMKAQLQGTVVFVFQPAEEGAPVGERGGAAVMLEEGVFDNPKVDAIFGLHVFPFETGKIVYRSGGLMASSDTYRVVIRGRQTHGALPWNGIDPITVSSQVITSMQSLVSRQVDLTLTPAIVTVGYIRGGVRHNIIPDSVEFGGTIRTFDEPTRDSLLVRFQRIVTAMADANGAKATVVITPGTPVTYNDPALTEAMAPTLRRALGAAQVEIGRQTTTSEDYSLFQKKVPGVFYFLGVTPKGTDPAKIAPNHSPRFFADEAALVPGVKALSSLAIDYLAMGSKPKM, from the coding sequence ATGCGCCTAACGCTGATCCCCCTGCTCTTCGCCCCCGCCCTGCTCTCCGCACAGGCGCCTACCAAGCTCGACGCCGAGGTGGACCGGCGCGCCCACGCCCTCGAGGCCAAGGTCGTCGCCTGGCGGCGCGACATTCATCAGAATCCCGAACTGGGCAACCGCGAGTTCCGCACCGCCAAGCTCGTCGCCGAGCACCTGAAGGCGCTGGGGATCGAGGTGCGGACCGGGGTGGCGAAGACGGGCGTGGTGGGGATCCTGCGCGGCGGACGGCCCGGCCCCGTGGTCGCCCTGCGCGCCGACATGGATGCGCTCCCGGTCGCGGAGGAGGTCGACCTCCCGTTCAAGTCGACCGTGCGCTCCACCTACAACGGGCAGGACGTCGGCGTGATGCACGCCTGCGGGCACGACAACCACGTCGCCATCCTCATGGGGGTCGCCGAGTTGTTGAGCGGGATGAAGGCCCAGCTGCAAGGGACCGTGGTCTTCGTCTTCCAGCCCGCCGAGGAAGGAGCACCGGTCGGGGAGCGTGGCGGCGCCGCGGTCATGCTCGAGGAAGGGGTCTTCGACAACCCCAAGGTCGACGCGATCTTCGGGCTGCACGTCTTCCCCTTCGAGACCGGGAAGATCGTCTATCGCTCGGGGGGGCTCATGGCGTCGAGCGACACCTATCGCGTCGTGATCCGGGGCCGCCAGACGCACGGCGCCCTCCCCTGGAACGGGATCGACCCGATCACCGTCTCGTCGCAGGTCATCACCAGCATGCAATCGTTGGTGTCGCGCCAGGTGGACCTCACGCTCACGCCGGCCATCGTCACCGTGGGCTACATCCGGGGCGGGGTGCGCCACAACATCATCCCCGATTCCGTGGAGTTCGGCGGGACGATTCGCACCTTCGATGAGCCGACGCGCGACTCGCTGCTGGTCCGCTTCCAGCGCATCGTCACGGCGATGGCCGACGCGAACGGCGCCAAGGCGACGGTCGTGATCACGCCCGGGACGCCGGTCACGTACAACGACCCGGCGCTCACCGAGGCGATGGCTCCCACGCTGCGTCGTGCGTTAGGCGCCGCGCAGGTGGAGATCGGGCGGCAGACGACGACGTCCGAGGATTACTCGCTCTTCCAGAAGAAGGTCCCGGGGGTCTTCTATTTCCTTGGCGTCACGCCCAAGGGGACCGACCCGGCGAAGATCGCCCCCAACCATTCGCCGCGCTTCTTTGCCGACGAAGCGGCGCTCGTGCCGGGGGTGAAGGCGCTCTCCTCGCTGGCGATCGACTACCTCGCCATGGGCTCGAAGCCCAAGATGTAG
- a CDS encoding thioredoxin family protein, with translation MIALVHAALAATACLASPVAALPGHPVVVAAVAYPSAATSAVPDTTYRRLFEGGATMEAFLGAAKARKEQWAANYARGAVADAVLARARSAPGPWKLLVVAVDGCSDSVNTVPYIARLAEQVMGVELRIVDNIVGRAVMDAHRTPDGRGATPTVILLDANYQERGCFIERPAELRDWILGSKGNKADKEIFDHKMSWYDEDKGTKTVSEIAEMIEAAGKGEVKC, from the coding sequence ATGATCGCGCTCGTCCATGCGGCACTCGCGGCGACAGCCTGCCTCGCCTCGCCGGTCGCGGCGCTTCCCGGCCATCCGGTCGTCGTCGCCGCGGTCGCCTATCCGTCAGCCGCAACATCGGCGGTCCCCGACACCACGTACCGTCGCTTGTTCGAGGGCGGGGCCACGATGGAGGCATTCCTCGGCGCGGCGAAGGCGCGCAAGGAACAGTGGGCCGCCAACTACGCCCGCGGCGCCGTGGCCGACGCCGTCCTCGCGCGTGCGCGCTCGGCCCCGGGGCCGTGGAAGCTCCTCGTCGTCGCCGTCGACGGCTGTTCCGACTCGGTCAACACCGTCCCCTACATCGCGCGGCTCGCCGAGCAGGTGATGGGGGTCGAGCTGCGCATCGTCGACAACATCGTCGGCCGCGCGGTCATGGACGCCCATCGCACCCCCGACGGACGCGGTGCGACGCCCACGGTGATCCTCCTCGACGCCAACTACCAGGAGCGGGGCTGCTTCATCGAGCGCCCCGCCGAGCTGCGCGACTGGATCCTCGGCAGCAAGGGGAACAAGGCCGACAAGGAGATCTTCGACCACAAGATGTCGTGGTACGACGAGGACAAGGGGACCAAGACCGTGTCCGAGATCGCCGAGATGATCGAGGCGGCAGGGAAGGGGGAGGTGAAGTGCTGA
- the lspA gene encoding signal peptidase II — MSPKTRWFWSLAATVLVGDVVSKRLAEQALQPMHVPHEIVGDVLRFTLTYNRGAAFSMSLGEYSRWGFAVMATIVLVVLLRSLASTPAGDRWQGAAIGLVSGGALGNLIDRLRHPNGVVDFIDIGLGDVRFWIFNVADMGVTFGAIMLIIAMLKTPAQAPPTESVL, encoded by the coding sequence GTGAGCCCCAAGACGCGCTGGTTCTGGTCGCTCGCTGCCACCGTCCTGGTGGGCGACGTGGTGTCCAAGCGACTGGCGGAGCAGGCCTTGCAGCCGATGCACGTCCCTCACGAAATCGTGGGGGACGTGCTGCGTTTCACCCTGACCTACAACCGGGGAGCAGCGTTCAGCATGTCGCTGGGCGAGTACTCCCGCTGGGGCTTCGCCGTCATGGCGACGATCGTCCTCGTCGTCCTGCTGCGCAGCCTGGCCTCTACCCCGGCTGGCGATCGCTGGCAGGGGGCGGCGATCGGGCTGGTGTCGGGGGGGGCGCTCGGCAACCTGATCGACCGCCTGCGGCATCCCAACGGCGTCGTCGACTTCATCGACATCGGCCTGGGCGACGTGCGCTTCTGGATCTTCAACGTGGCCGACATGGGCGTTACGTTCGGGGCGATCATGCTCATCATCGCGATGCTCAAGACGCCGGCCCAGGCTCCCCCCACCGAATCGGTCCTATGA
- a CDS encoding alpha/beta fold hydrolase: MRALLASLCTLALAAPHAAAQPKPGDFSLPEYRFESGERLTDVRLHYVTLGTPRRDATGAVGNAVLILHGTGGTGSQFLGQGFAGELYGAGQPLDTARFYVILPDNIGHGKSSKPSDGLHMRFPHYGYTDMVKLQRILLSKGLGVERPYIVMGTSMGCMHAWVWGTLFPDAARALVPLACAPTQIAGRNRMMRRMMMDAITQDPDFKGGEYSAPPRGLRAALGLLYMMGSAPLVQHRQAPTRAAADSVITAYLDARMKATDPNDMLYQFDASRDYDPSSLLERVTVPVLHINSADDLVNPPELGLMEQLIPRVKSAKYILLPITDRTRGHGTHTIPAIWGDSLRRFMATLPPPPGGGR; the protein is encoded by the coding sequence TTGCGCGCGCTCCTTGCCTCTCTTTGCACGCTGGCCCTCGCTGCCCCGCACGCGGCCGCCCAGCCCAAGCCCGGCGACTTCTCCCTCCCCGAGTATCGCTTCGAGTCGGGCGAGCGCCTCACGGACGTCCGCCTGCACTACGTCACGTTAGGCACCCCGCGGCGCGACGCCACCGGCGCGGTGGGGAACGCGGTCCTCATCCTCCACGGGACCGGTGGCACCGGGAGCCAGTTCCTGGGACAGGGCTTCGCCGGCGAGTTGTACGGGGCAGGGCAGCCCCTCGATACCGCGCGGTTCTACGTCATCCTCCCCGACAACATCGGGCACGGCAAGTCGAGCAAGCCGAGTGACGGACTGCACATGCGCTTTCCGCACTACGGCTACACCGACATGGTCAAGCTCCAGCGCATCCTCCTCTCCAAGGGGCTCGGCGTGGAGCGGCCGTACATCGTGATGGGGACCTCGATGGGGTGCATGCACGCCTGGGTCTGGGGGACGCTCTTCCCCGATGCGGCGCGCGCCCTCGTCCCGCTGGCCTGTGCCCCCACGCAGATTGCCGGTCGGAACCGCATGATGCGGCGCATGATGATGGATGCCATCACCCAGGACCCCGACTTCAAGGGCGGGGAATACAGCGCGCCGCCGCGCGGCCTGCGCGCCGCCCTGGGGCTGCTCTACATGATGGGGTCGGCCCCGCTGGTACAGCATCGGCAGGCCCCCACGCGGGCCGCCGCCGACTCCGTGATCACCGCCTACCTGGACGCGCGCATGAAGGCGACCGATCCCAACGACATGCTCTATCAGTTCGACGCGTCGCGCGACTACGACCCCTCCTCCCTGCTGGAGCGGGTCACCGTCCCCGTGCTGCACATCAACTCGGCCGACGACCTCGTGAATCCCCCCGAACTGGGGCTCATGGAGCAGCTGATCCCCCGGGTGAAGTCGGCGAAATACATCCTCCTTCCCATCACCGACCGCACCCGCGGGCACGGGACGCACACCATCCCGGCCATCTGGGGCGATTCACTCCGCCGCTTCATGGCGACCCTCCCGCCGCCCCCCGGGGGCGGGCGGTAG
- a CDS encoding glycosyltransferase family 4 protein: MKLLVLNCHEAWIHQLGVLRAELDIVVGLPGRYTRGWDQRMRPLPEGARTVTLDDVRFGGVQYDCVINHNITDLLDTKFLDAPKLLVLHDMLEGRMAQQDADFDAREMRAVLNTYLASVGGHAIAISRSKAKSWGVTHVVVHNSADPEAYLPYVGDLACGLRVANHVSSKRVFLAWDFHEEALAGLPLRIVGHNPDLAGVDAADDWDHLKRMLASHRFLVHTADPRFEDGYNMAVLEAMAAGMPILTHRHPTTIVEHGVTGFVAESPREMRTYAERLLADEALAHELGANGRRHIERHFSPDRFRVELGKAIQEARKKWSRRRGRTIAR, encoded by the coding sequence GTGAAACTCCTCGTACTCAACTGCCACGAGGCCTGGATCCACCAACTCGGTGTTCTCCGGGCTGAGCTCGATATCGTCGTCGGTCTTCCCGGTCGATACACGCGCGGATGGGACCAGCGCATGCGCCCACTCCCCGAGGGAGCGCGCACCGTCACGCTCGACGACGTCCGCTTCGGCGGCGTGCAGTACGACTGCGTGATCAACCACAACATCACCGACCTGCTCGACACGAAGTTCCTCGACGCCCCCAAGCTCCTCGTGCTGCACGACATGCTCGAGGGACGGATGGCGCAGCAGGACGCGGACTTCGATGCGCGCGAGATGCGGGCGGTGCTCAACACGTACCTCGCCTCGGTGGGCGGGCACGCCATCGCCATCTCCCGTTCGAAGGCCAAGTCGTGGGGGGTGACGCACGTGGTGGTGCACAACAGCGCCGATCCCGAGGCGTACCTCCCCTACGTCGGCGACCTGGCGTGCGGCCTGCGCGTCGCCAACCACGTGTCGTCCAAGCGCGTATTCCTCGCCTGGGACTTCCACGAGGAGGCACTGGCCGGGCTCCCGCTGCGCATCGTTGGGCACAACCCCGACCTGGCGGGGGTCGACGCCGCCGACGACTGGGATCACCTCAAGCGCATGCTCGCCTCGCACCGCTTCCTGGTGCACACGGCCGACCCGCGCTTCGAGGACGGCTACAACATGGCGGTCCTCGAGGCGATGGCGGCGGGCATGCCGATCCTCACCCACCGCCACCCCACCACGATCGTCGAGCACGGCGTCACCGGCTTCGTGGCCGAGTCGCCGCGCGAGATGCGGACGTACGCCGAGCGACTGCTCGCCGACGAGGCGCTGGCGCATGAGCTGGGGGCCAACGGGCGGCGCCACATCGAGCGCCACTTCTCGCCGGACCGCTTTCGCGTGGAGCTCGGCAAGGCGATCCAGGAGGCGCGCAAGAAATGGTCGCGACGCCGGGGGCGGACGATCGCGCGCTAG
- a CDS encoding Rrf2 family transcriptional regulator — MRLTRFTDNALRALVYLALDPDDIPTVGEVARKMGMSEDHLLKVVQRLSQLGYVKTIRGRNGGMRLAKPAVEIVVGEVVRRTEDNMSLVPCFDPTEISCPISAACGLAPALDEALQAFLTTLDRYTVADLLGRRNELRHLAQFPAEGVMAGEGAPQ; from the coding sequence ATGCGCCTCACCCGATTCACCGACAACGCGCTTCGAGCGCTGGTCTATTTGGCGCTCGACCCTGACGATATTCCGACCGTGGGCGAAGTCGCCCGGAAGATGGGAATGTCCGAAGACCATCTATTGAAAGTCGTCCAGCGGCTGTCGCAGCTCGGCTACGTCAAGACCATTCGCGGACGCAACGGTGGGATGCGGCTCGCCAAGCCGGCGGTCGAGATCGTGGTTGGGGAAGTGGTTCGCCGGACCGAGGACAACATGTCGCTCGTGCCGTGCTTCGATCCCACGGAGATCTCCTGTCCGATCTCGGCGGCATGCGGGCTGGCGCCGGCGCTGGATGAGGCGCTGCAGGCCTTCCTCACCACGCTCGATCGCTACACCGTGGCCGATCTGCTCGGCCGGCGCAACGAGCTGCGGCATCTCGCGCAGTTCCCCGCCGAAGGGGTCATGGCGGGAGAAGGGGCGCCGCAGTAA
- the nosZ gene encoding Sec-dependent nitrous-oxide reductase, translating to MSFTRKSGVLASAGAVLLSVTLLYACAPKAKPSGIGNLGDAAARTYVAPGSYDEFYFFTSGGFSGQVGVYGLPSGRLLRVIPVFSQNPENGYGYNVETKAMLNTSWGNVPWDDTHHPSLSMTAGEHDGRWLFINANNTPRFARIDLKSFETTETLELPNTGGNHGAPFTTENTEYVIGATRFSVPIPQKDVAFDKFKDEFKGTISFVKADEMGKMDVAFQILMPGFDYDLGRPGKGPSHGWVFFTSYNTEQANTKLEVNASKNDKDYIAAVNWKAAEQCVAAGKAKTWPTKYAHNVYSHETHAATTEMKTTVKVLDPKDCAGAVYFLPTPKSPHGVDVDPTGEYIVGGGKLATVIPVHSYSKFQQAIADKKFEKEAYGIPVVNYDATMYCEVQNPGLGPLHNEFDAQGNAYTSVFISSEIVKWSLKDCKVADRVPTYYSIGHLTVPGGDTKTPYGKYVIAMNKITKDRYLPTGPELTQSAQLYDISGPKMKLLLDFPTIGEPHYSQAILASKIKGEQLKFFKLADNKHPYVARNEQEVGVSRKGKTVHVKMTAIRSHFAPDNIEGIQQGDTVLFHVTNLEQDWDVPHGFAAIGSANDAELLVMPGQTRTLTWVAKYAGVYPFYCTDFCSALHQEMQGYIRVAPSGSAVALSATTSKKSRDAFAATTGAGK from the coding sequence ATGTCCTTCACGCGGAAGTCAGGAGTCCTGGCGTCGGCTGGCGCAGTGCTGCTGAGCGTGACGTTGCTCTACGCCTGCGCCCCCAAGGCCAAGCCGAGCGGCATCGGCAACTTAGGCGACGCGGCAGCGCGCACCTACGTTGCACCTGGCAGCTACGACGAATTCTACTTCTTCACGTCTGGCGGATTCTCCGGCCAGGTCGGCGTCTACGGCCTGCCGTCGGGGCGCCTGCTGCGTGTCATCCCGGTCTTCTCCCAAAACCCGGAAAACGGGTACGGCTACAACGTCGAGACGAAGGCGATGCTCAACACGTCGTGGGGCAACGTGCCCTGGGACGACACGCACCATCCGTCGCTCTCGATGACGGCCGGCGAGCACGACGGGCGCTGGCTCTTCATCAATGCCAACAACACCCCGCGCTTCGCCCGCATCGACCTCAAGTCGTTCGAGACGACGGAGACGCTGGAGCTGCCCAACACCGGCGGCAACCATGGCGCCCCGTTCACGACGGAGAACACCGAATACGTGATCGGCGCCACGCGCTTCTCGGTGCCGATTCCGCAGAAGGATGTCGCTTTCGACAAGTTCAAGGACGAGTTCAAGGGGACGATTTCCTTCGTGAAGGCCGACGAGATGGGGAAGATGGACGTCGCCTTCCAGATCCTGATGCCTGGCTTCGACTACGATCTCGGGCGTCCCGGCAAGGGACCGTCGCACGGGTGGGTCTTCTTCACCTCGTACAACACCGAGCAGGCCAACACCAAGCTCGAGGTGAACGCCTCCAAGAACGACAAGGACTACATCGCCGCCGTGAACTGGAAGGCCGCCGAGCAGTGCGTGGCCGCCGGCAAGGCGAAGACGTGGCCGACCAAGTACGCGCACAACGTGTACAGCCACGAGACGCACGCCGCGACGACCGAGATGAAGACGACGGTCAAGGTCCTCGATCCGAAGGACTGCGCCGGGGCGGTGTACTTCCTCCCGACGCCCAAGTCGCCGCACGGCGTCGACGTCGACCCGACGGGTGAGTACATCGTCGGCGGCGGCAAGCTCGCCACGGTCATCCCGGTGCACTCGTACAGCAAGTTCCAGCAGGCGATTGCCGACAAGAAGTTCGAGAAGGAGGCCTACGGCATCCCGGTGGTGAACTACGACGCCACCATGTACTGTGAAGTGCAGAACCCGGGGCTCGGCCCCCTGCATAACGAGTTCGACGCCCAGGGCAACGCCTACACCTCGGTCTTCATCTCGTCGGAAATCGTGAAGTGGTCGCTCAAGGACTGCAAGGTCGCCGACCGCGTCCCGACGTATTACTCGATCGGTCACCTCACCGTCCCCGGCGGCGACACCAAGACGCCGTACGGCAAGTACGTGATCGCGATGAACAAGATCACGAAGGACCGCTACCTCCCGACGGGACCGGAGCTCACGCAGTCGGCGCAGCTGTACGACATCAGCGGGCCGAAGATGAAGCTCCTGCTCGACTTCCCGACCATTGGCGAACCGCACTATTCGCAGGCGATCCTGGCCAGCAAGATCAAGGGTGAGCAGCTCAAGTTCTTCAAGCTCGCCGACAACAAGCATCCGTACGTCGCCCGCAATGAGCAGGAAGTGGGCGTGAGCCGCAAGGGCAAGACGGTGCACGTCAAGATGACGGCCATTCGCTCGCACTTCGCCCCGGACAACATCGAGGGGATCCAGCAGGGCGACACGGTCCTCTTCCACGTGACCAACCTCGAGCAGGACTGGGACGTGCCGCACGGCTTCGCCGCGATCGGCTCGGCCAACGACGCCGAACTGCTGGTCATGCCTGGCCAGACGCGCACGCTGACGTGGGTGGCGAAGTATGCCGGCGTGTACCCCTTCTACTGCACCGACTTCTGCAGCGCGCTGCACCAGGAGATGCAGGGTTACATCCGCGTGGCCCCGTCGGGGAGCGCGGTGGCACTCTCGGCGACGACGAGCAAGAAGTCGCGGGATGCCTTCGCCGCCACAACGGGCGCCGGCAAATAG